A region of Streptomyces paludis DNA encodes the following proteins:
- a CDS encoding ABC transporter permease, translating to MYNPTVARLTQRALLGRRRAAILFVLPALLILISVAVRVFDGVDDQIASDVLGGFALATMVPLIGVIAGTGAIGPEIDDGSIVYLLSKPLKRSSIIFTKLIVAIAVTMAFSAVPTFIAGWILNGNGQQIAIAYTVAALVASIAYSALFLLLGTVSRHAVVIGLVYALVWETFFGSLVEGARTLSVQQWSLALAKKIGGDGIIASDVTLPLAVILLVGVTVAATWFAGQKLRTLKLAGEE from the coding sequence ATGTACAACCCCACAGTCGCCCGGCTCACCCAGCGGGCCCTGCTCGGCAGGCGCCGGGCCGCCATTCTCTTCGTACTGCCCGCTCTGCTGATCCTGATCTCGGTGGCCGTCCGTGTCTTCGACGGCGTGGACGACCAGATCGCGTCCGATGTGCTGGGCGGCTTCGCACTGGCCACGATGGTGCCGCTGATTGGCGTGATCGCGGGCACGGGCGCGATCGGGCCCGAGATCGATGACGGCTCGATCGTCTATCTGCTCTCCAAGCCCCTGAAGCGGTCGTCGATCATCTTCACCAAGCTGATCGTGGCGATCGCCGTGACCATGGCGTTCTCCGCCGTCCCCACCTTTATCGCCGGGTGGATCCTCAACGGCAACGGCCAGCAGATCGCGATCGCCTACACGGTCGCGGCGCTCGTCGCCTCGATCGCGTACAGCGCGCTGTTCCTGCTGCTCGGTACGGTCAGCCGCCACGCGGTCGTCATCGGGCTGGTCTACGCCCTGGTCTGGGAGACGTTCTTCGGCAGCCTGGTGGAAGGCGCGCGGACGCTCAGCGTCCAGCAGTGGTCGCTGGCGCTCGCCAAGAAGATCGGCGGCGACGGCATCATCGCGTCGGACGTGACGCTGCCGCTCGCGGTGATCCTGCTGGTCGGGGTGACGGTGGCCGCGACGTGGTTCGCGGGGCAGAAGCTGCGGACGCTGAAGCTCGCGGGCGAGGAGTGA
- the pheA gene encoding prephenate dehydratase, producing the protein MSAMRYTYLGPEGTFTEAALRTLPEAATRELVPMVSVPAALDAVRNGQAAAAFVPIENSVEGGVTATLDELASGEQLMIYREVLLPITFALLVRPGTELSDIKTVTGHPVAQPQVRNWLRGHLPDALWESAASNADGARLVQEGRFDAAFAGEFAAARYGLKPLVSEIHDAENAETRFVLVGRPARPSAPTGADKTSVVVWLGDDHPGALLELLQEFAVRGVNLMLIQSRPTGAGIGNYCFAADAEGHITDRRVGEALMGLKRICPKVRFLGSYPRAGVSPADTAALRPGTSDAEFISAADWLARIQDGRV; encoded by the coding sequence ATGTCGGCCATGCGCTATACGTATCTCGGCCCCGAGGGCACCTTCACCGAAGCCGCTCTCCGCACGCTCCCGGAAGCGGCCACGCGGGAACTGGTCCCCATGGTGTCCGTCCCGGCGGCCCTCGACGCCGTACGGAACGGACAGGCCGCCGCGGCGTTCGTCCCGATCGAGAACTCGGTGGAGGGCGGGGTCACCGCGACCCTCGACGAACTCGCCTCCGGCGAGCAGCTGATGATCTACCGCGAAGTGCTGCTGCCGATCACCTTCGCCCTGCTGGTACGGCCGGGGACCGAGCTGTCCGACATCAAGACCGTGACCGGTCATCCGGTGGCCCAGCCGCAGGTGCGCAACTGGCTGCGGGGCCATCTGCCGGACGCGCTGTGGGAGTCGGCCGCGTCGAACGCGGACGGTGCGCGGCTGGTGCAGGAAGGCCGTTTCGACGCCGCCTTCGCCGGGGAGTTCGCGGCGGCGCGGTACGGGCTGAAGCCGCTGGTCAGCGAGATCCATGACGCGGAGAACGCGGAGACGCGGTTCGTTCTGGTGGGCCGGCCCGCGCGCCCGTCGGCGCCGACCGGCGCGGACAAGACGTCGGTGGTCGTGTGGCTGGGCGACGACCACCCGGGCGCGCTGCTCGAACTGCTCCAGGAGTTCGCGGTGCGCGGGGTCAACCTGATGCTGATCCAGTCCCGGCCGACCGGCGCGGGCATCGGCAACTACTGCTTCGCCGCGGACGCCGAGGGGCACATCACGGACCGGCGGGTGGGCGAGGCGCTGATGGGGCTGAAGCGGATCTGCCCGAAGGTGCGATTCCTCGGTTCGTACCCGCGCGCGGGGGTGTCCCCGGCGGATACGGCGGCGCTGCGCCCCGGTACGTCGGACGCGGAGTTCATCTCGGCGGCGGACTGGCTGGCGCGCATCCAGGACGGCCGCGTCTAA
- a CDS encoding HAD family hydrolase codes for MPAAPFPYKLVATDLDGTLLREDNTVSGRTREALAAVTAAGAAHIIVTGRAVPWTLHILDDLGYEGLAVCGQGAQVYHAGEHRLLTSLTLDRKLAKVALARIEAEIGAPALAVSRDGLDGEVLIGPGYRTLDGALPAVTVADPAELWSAPLNKVYIQHPELDDDALALAARAAAGGLVDVVMAGAGVVEILPLGLSKATGLSLAARRLGVKAADTIAFGDMPNDIPMFGWAGYGVAMANAHDELKAVADEVTASNEDDGIAVVLEKLLLG; via the coding sequence GTGCCCGCCGCGCCGTTCCCGTACAAGCTCGTCGCGACGGACCTCGACGGCACACTGCTGCGCGAGGACAACACGGTCTCCGGCCGTACGCGCGAGGCCCTCGCGGCGGTGACCGCGGCGGGCGCCGCGCACATCATCGTCACGGGGCGGGCCGTGCCCTGGACCCTGCACATCCTGGACGACCTGGGGTACGAGGGTCTGGCGGTGTGCGGCCAGGGCGCGCAGGTCTACCACGCGGGTGAGCACCGGCTGCTGACGTCGCTGACCCTCGACCGGAAGCTCGCCAAGGTGGCGCTCGCCCGGATCGAGGCGGAGATCGGCGCCCCGGCGCTGGCCGTGAGCCGGGACGGGCTCGACGGCGAGGTGCTGATCGGCCCCGGCTACCGGACGCTGGACGGCGCGCTTCCGGCGGTGACGGTGGCCGATCCGGCGGAGCTGTGGTCGGCGCCGCTGAACAAGGTCTACATCCAGCACCCGGAGCTGGACGACGACGCGCTGGCCCTGGCGGCACGTGCCGCGGCCGGCGGGCTGGTGGACGTGGTGATGGCGGGCGCGGGCGTGGTGGAGATCCTCCCGCTGGGCCTGAGCAAGGCCACCGGTCTGTCACTGGCCGCACGGCGCCTCGGCGTCAAGGCGGCGGACACGATCGCGTTTGGTGACATGCCGAACGACATCCCGATGTTCGGCTGGGCCGGCTACGGCGTGGCCATGGCGAACGCGCACGACGAGCTGAAGGCCGTCGCGGACGAGGTCACGGCGTCGAACGAGGACGACGGCATCGCCGTGGTGCTGGAGAAACTGCTGCTCGGGTAA
- a CDS encoding VOC family protein, with product MPEVTTPYEPGTPCWVDLMVPDQQAALDFYRDLFGWQGEIGPEEFGGYSMCTLRGKPVAGIMKAMAPEGAEPAPPPHWSTYFSSADADATQSAISANGGSVISPTMDVGTIGRMLIATDPQGAFFGVWQPLDFPGAQIVNEPGALVWNQLSTSDPEAAGTFYRAALGLEAGPMPGMPGFTGFQVKGRTVGSLQGMENLPEGVPPHWLVSFAVDDTDSTVDALVRAGGTLLVPPFDIEKVGRLAIVQDPQGATFSMVALLGTPES from the coding sequence ATGCCTGAGGTCACCACCCCGTACGAGCCCGGCACGCCCTGCTGGGTCGATCTGATGGTCCCCGACCAGCAGGCCGCCCTGGACTTCTACCGGGACCTGTTCGGCTGGCAGGGCGAGATCGGCCCCGAGGAGTTCGGTGGCTACTCGATGTGCACCCTGAGGGGCAAGCCCGTCGCCGGGATCATGAAGGCGATGGCCCCCGAGGGCGCCGAGCCCGCGCCGCCACCCCACTGGAGTACGTACTTCTCCAGCGCGGACGCGGACGCCACCCAGAGCGCGATCAGCGCGAACGGCGGCTCGGTGATCTCCCCGACCATGGATGTCGGCACGATCGGCCGCATGCTGATCGCCACGGACCCCCAGGGCGCGTTCTTCGGGGTGTGGCAGCCGCTGGACTTCCCCGGCGCCCAGATCGTCAACGAGCCGGGCGCGCTGGTCTGGAACCAGCTCAGCACCTCCGACCCTGAGGCCGCCGGGACCTTCTACCGCGCCGCGCTGGGCCTGGAGGCCGGACCGATGCCCGGCATGCCGGGATTCACCGGCTTCCAGGTCAAGGGACGTACGGTCGGCAGCCTCCAGGGCATGGAGAACCTGCCCGAGGGCGTCCCGCCGCACTGGCTCGTCAGCTTCGCCGTGGACGACACGGACAGCACGGTCGACGCGCTCGTCCGGGCCGGCGGGACGCTGCTGGTGCCGCCCTTCGACATCGAGAAGGTCGGCAGGCTGGCCATCGTCCAGGACCCCCAGGGCGCGACCTTCTCGATGGTCGCCCTCCTCGGCACACCGGAGTCCTGA
- a CDS encoding ABC transporter ATP-binding protein, which produces MTTIHIDHTSRWFGNVVAVNDVSMDVGPGVTGLLGPNGAGKSTLINMMAGFLAPSTGTVALDGEPIWRNESVYRQIGIVPERESMYDFLTGLEFVVANAELHGLGKKAARAALATVEMEYAQDRRIATYSKGMRQRVKMASALVHEPSVLLLDEPFNGMDPRQRMQLMELLRRMGDEGRTVLFSSHILEEVEQLASHIEVIVAGRHAASGDFRKIRRLMTDRPHRYLVRSSDDRALAAALIADPSTAGIEVDLVEGGLRVQAIDFGRFTELLPRVAREHSIRLLTVSPSDESLESVFSYLVAA; this is translated from the coding sequence GTGACCACCATCCATATCGATCACACCTCGCGCTGGTTCGGCAACGTGGTGGCCGTCAACGACGTCTCCATGGACGTGGGCCCGGGCGTCACCGGACTGCTCGGTCCGAACGGCGCGGGCAAGTCCACGCTGATCAACATGATGGCCGGATTCCTCGCACCCTCCACGGGCACCGTCGCCCTCGACGGAGAGCCGATCTGGCGGAACGAGTCCGTCTACCGGCAGATCGGCATCGTGCCGGAGCGGGAGTCGATGTACGACTTCCTCACCGGCCTCGAATTCGTCGTCGCCAATGCCGAACTCCACGGACTCGGCAAGAAGGCGGCGCGGGCGGCGCTCGCCACCGTCGAGATGGAGTACGCGCAGGACCGTCGGATCGCGACGTACAGCAAGGGCATGCGCCAGCGCGTGAAGATGGCCTCCGCGCTGGTCCACGAGCCGTCCGTACTGCTGCTGGACGAGCCGTTCAACGGTATGGACCCGCGGCAGCGCATGCAGCTGATGGAGCTGCTGCGGCGGATGGGCGACGAGGGCCGCACCGTGCTGTTCTCCTCGCACATCCTGGAGGAGGTCGAGCAGCTCGCCTCGCACATCGAGGTGATCGTGGCCGGCCGGCACGCCGCCTCGGGCGACTTCCGCAAGATCCGCCGCCTGATGACGGACCGGCCGCACCGCTATCTCGTACGGTCCAGCGACGACCGCGCGCTCGCCGCGGCACTGATCGCCGACCCGTCGACGGCCGGGATCGAGGTCGATCTGGTCGAGGGCGGGCTGCGGGTGCAGGCGATCGACTTCGGCCGGTTCACCGAGCTGCTGCCGCGCGTCGCCCGGGAGCACTCCATCCGGCTGCTCACCGTCTCGCCCTCCGACGAGTCCCTCGAATCGGTCTTCTCCTATCTCGTAGCGGCCTGA
- the serS gene encoding serine--tRNA ligase, which translates to MIDLRLLREDPDRVRASQRARGEDVALVDALLSADERRRSSGVRFDALRSEQKSLGKLIPKASAEERSELLKQAEQLKADVKAADAEQHEADEEARQLLLQLGNVVHPDVPVGGEEDFVVLETHGTIRDFAAEGFEPKDHLELGEALGAIDVERGAKVSGSRFYYLTGVGALLELALVNAAIAQSTEAGFIPMLTPALVRPRAMEGTGFLGQAAENVYHLEKDDYYLVGTSEVPLAAYHMDEIIDADKLPLRYAGFSPCFRREAGTYGKDTRGIFRVHQFDKVEMFSYVDPADAQAEHQRLLEWEKQWLTALGLPFQVIDVATGDLGASASRKFDCEAWIPTQGKYRELTSASNCDSFQARRLSVRMRDGKQVKPLSTLNGTLCAVPRTIVAILENHQLPDGSVRVPEVLRPYLGGREVLEPVAK; encoded by the coding sequence GTGATTGACCTTCGCCTGCTCCGTGAGGACCCCGACCGTGTTCGCGCCTCCCAGCGCGCCCGTGGAGAGGACGTCGCGCTCGTCGACGCCCTGCTCTCCGCCGACGAGCGGCGCAGGTCGTCCGGCGTCCGCTTCGACGCGCTGCGCTCGGAACAGAAATCGCTCGGCAAGCTGATCCCCAAGGCGAGCGCCGAGGAGCGGTCGGAGCTGCTCAAGCAGGCCGAGCAGCTGAAGGCCGACGTCAAGGCCGCCGACGCCGAGCAGCACGAGGCCGACGAGGAGGCCAGGCAGCTGCTCCTCCAGCTCGGCAATGTCGTCCACCCCGACGTCCCGGTCGGCGGCGAGGAGGACTTCGTCGTCCTGGAGACGCACGGCACGATCCGTGACTTCGCGGCGGAGGGCTTCGAGCCCAAGGACCACCTGGAGCTGGGCGAGGCGCTGGGCGCCATCGACGTCGAGCGCGGCGCCAAGGTCTCCGGTTCGCGTTTCTACTATCTGACGGGCGTCGGCGCGCTCCTTGAGCTGGCTCTGGTCAACGCGGCGATCGCGCAGTCCACCGAGGCCGGCTTCATCCCGATGCTCACCCCGGCGCTGGTCCGCCCGCGCGCCATGGAGGGCACGGGCTTCCTGGGCCAGGCCGCGGAGAACGTGTACCACCTGGAGAAGGACGACTACTACCTGGTCGGTACGTCGGAGGTGCCCCTCGCCGCGTATCACATGGACGAGATCATCGACGCCGACAAGCTGCCCCTGCGGTACGCGGGCTTCTCGCCGTGCTTCCGCCGCGAGGCCGGTACGTACGGCAAGGACACGCGCGGCATCTTCCGGGTCCACCAGTTCGACAAGGTCGAGATGTTCTCGTACGTCGACCCGGCGGACGCCCAGGCCGAGCACCAGCGGCTGCTGGAGTGGGAGAAGCAGTGGCTGACCGCCCTCGGCCTGCCCTTCCAGGTGATCGATGTGGCCACCGGTGATCTGGGCGCGTCCGCCTCGCGCAAGTTCGACTGCGAGGCGTGGATCCCGACGCAGGGCAAGTACCGCGAGCTGACCTCGGCGTCCAACTGCGACAGCTTCCAGGCCCGCCGGCTCTCGGTCCGGATGCGGGACGGCAAGCAGGTCAAGCCGCTGTCGACGCTGAACGGCACGCTCTGCGCCGTACCGCGCACAATCGTGGCGATCCTGGAGAACCACCAGCTGCCGGACGGTTCGGTACGGGTCCCCGAGGTGCTCCGTCCGTATCTGGGCGGCCGTGAGGTGCTGGAGCCGGTCGCCAAGTGA
- a CDS encoding LLM class flavin-dependent oxidoreductase → MTLRLSTVILPIDRWHEGGRERWQRAEELGFHAAYTYDHLSWRTFRDGPWFGALPTLTAAATATERIRLGTLVTSPNFRHPVPLAKELMSLDDISGGRFTLGIGAGGNGFDATALGQEAWTPRERADRFGEFLALLDRLLTEDSVSSTGTHYSAEEARNLPGCVQRPRLPFAVAATGPRGLKLAARHGQAWVTTGDPKLFEEGTPEQSAEAIRGQIDRLGKACVESGREIAELDRILLTGFTPDRGRPLESVGAFVDFAGRHRDLGITEIVIHWPIPDSDFAADQAVFEKIVTEAPAQLR, encoded by the coding sequence ATGACCCTGCGCCTGAGCACCGTGATCCTGCCCATCGACCGCTGGCACGAAGGTGGCCGTGAGCGCTGGCAACGTGCCGAGGAGCTGGGTTTCCACGCCGCGTACACCTACGACCACCTCTCCTGGCGCACCTTCCGCGACGGCCCCTGGTTCGGCGCGCTGCCCACCCTCACCGCCGCCGCGACCGCCACGGAGCGCATCCGCCTGGGCACCCTCGTGACCTCCCCCAACTTCCGGCACCCGGTGCCGCTGGCCAAGGAGCTGATGTCCCTGGACGACATCTCCGGCGGACGGTTCACCCTGGGCATCGGCGCCGGCGGCAACGGCTTCGACGCCACCGCCCTCGGCCAGGAGGCGTGGACACCGCGCGAGCGGGCGGACCGGTTCGGTGAGTTCCTCGCCCTCCTCGACCGGCTGCTCACCGAGGACTCGGTGAGCAGCACCGGCACCCACTACTCCGCCGAGGAGGCCCGCAACCTGCCCGGCTGCGTCCAGCGCCCCCGGCTGCCCTTCGCCGTCGCCGCCACCGGCCCGCGCGGGCTGAAGCTGGCCGCGCGCCACGGCCAGGCGTGGGTGACGACCGGCGACCCGAAGCTGTTCGAGGAGGGCACCCCCGAGCAGTCGGCCGAGGCCATCCGGGGACAGATCGACCGGCTCGGCAAGGCGTGCGTGGAGAGCGGCCGGGAGATCGCGGAACTCGACAGGATCCTGCTCACCGGCTTCACCCCGGACCGCGGCCGCCCGCTGGAATCGGTCGGCGCCTTCGTGGACTTCGCCGGCCGGCACAGGGACCTCGGCATCACGGAGATCGTCATCCACTGGCCGATCCCCGACTCCGACTTCGCCGCCGATCAGGCCGTCTTCGAGAAGATCGTCACGGAGGCCCCCGCCCAGCTCCGGTGA
- a CDS encoding ABC transporter permease, which translates to MSTEIQPGTETTRGTGVGSGAGSTRIHNIGYRNYEGARLGRAYARRSLYSQSLRGSYGLGRSAKSKVLPMILFAVMCLPAAIIVAVAVSTDLKSLPLDYTRYAIFTQAVIGLYLASQAPQSVSRDLRFRTVPLYFSRPIERVDYVLAKFGAMASALFVLTGAPLVILYVGSLLAKMDFVDQTKGFGQGLVSVAVLSLLFGGLGLVMAAFTPRRGFGVAAVIATLTISYGAVSTVQLIAYSSGETGAVKWLGLFSPITLIDGLQSAFLGAGSSFPGEAGPSAAAGVVYLLVILALIAGSYAVLMRRYRKVGL; encoded by the coding sequence ATGAGCACTGAGATCCAGCCGGGCACGGAGACGACCAGGGGCACCGGCGTCGGCAGCGGCGCGGGTTCCACCCGTATCCACAACATCGGGTACCGCAACTACGAAGGAGCGCGCCTCGGCCGCGCCTACGCCCGCCGCTCCCTCTACTCGCAGTCCCTGCGCGGGTCGTACGGACTCGGCCGCTCCGCCAAGTCCAAGGTTCTTCCGATGATCCTCTTCGCGGTGATGTGCCTGCCCGCGGCGATCATCGTCGCGGTCGCCGTCTCGACCGACCTCAAGAGCCTGCCGCTCGACTACACGCGCTACGCGATCTTCACCCAGGCGGTCATCGGCCTCTATCTCGCCTCGCAGGCGCCCCAGTCCGTCTCCCGCGACCTGCGCTTCAGGACCGTCCCGCTCTACTTCTCGCGGCCGATCGAACGCGTCGACTATGTCCTCGCGAAATTCGGAGCGATGGCCTCCGCCCTCTTCGTACTCACCGGGGCGCCCCTCGTGATCCTCTACGTCGGCTCGCTGCTGGCCAAGATGGACTTCGTCGACCAGACCAAGGGATTCGGGCAGGGGCTGGTGTCCGTGGCGGTGCTCTCCCTGCTCTTCGGCGGGCTCGGCCTGGTGATGGCCGCGTTCACCCCGCGTCGCGGCTTCGGTGTCGCGGCCGTGATCGCCACGCTGACCATCTCGTACGGCGCGGTCTCCACCGTCCAGCTGATCGCCTATTCCTCGGGCGAGACCGGGGCCGTCAAGTGGCTCGGTCTCTTCTCCCCGATCACCCTGATCGACGGTCTCCAGAGTGCGTTCCTGGGCGCCGGATCGTCCTTCCCGGGCGAAGCCGGCCCCTCGGCCGCCGCGGGCGTCGTCTATCTGCTGGTCATTCTCGCGCTGATCGCCGGCTCGTACGCCGTTCTGATGCGCCGTTACCGGAAGGTCGGGCTGTGA
- the efeB gene encoding iron uptake transporter deferrochelatase/peroxidase subunit codes for MSRRRLLGTAGAAGAVGLALGAVGGATGYAAGSPEPVTALTTIGTDYLPFHGVHQPGITTPVQASGHLIAFDLLPGAGRKEAAALLRRWSASARTLMAGEPATNGGGAGGHDTGIALDAGPSSLTVTFGFGRTFFDRTELTGQRPEALDPLPAFSNDHLDAGRSDGDLWIQIGSDDALVAFHALRTLQKDAGAAARVRWQMNGFNRSPGATPQPMTSRNLMGQIDGTGNPKPSEPDYDRRIFVPSAPAAGTPAWMADGSYAVVRRIRMLLDDWEQLTVARQEQVIGRRKADGAPLTGGTETTEMDLDKLGRDGSLVIPANAHARISKPESNGGAAMLRRPFSFHDGIGDDGTPDAGLLFVCWQAHPLKGFVPVQRKLDRGDALSAFIRHEASGLFAVPGGARQGEYVGQRLLES; via the coding sequence ATCTCCCGCCGACGGCTCCTCGGCACCGCCGGCGCCGCCGGAGCCGTCGGGCTGGCGCTCGGAGCCGTCGGCGGGGCCACCGGTTACGCGGCCGGGAGCCCCGAACCGGTGACGGCGCTGACCACCATCGGCACCGACTATCTGCCGTTCCACGGTGTCCACCAACCCGGCATCACCACCCCCGTGCAGGCCAGCGGCCATCTGATCGCCTTCGACCTGCTCCCGGGCGCGGGCCGCAAGGAGGCCGCCGCGCTGCTGCGCCGCTGGTCGGCGTCGGCGCGGACGCTGATGGCGGGCGAGCCGGCCACGAACGGCGGCGGTGCCGGCGGCCACGACACCGGCATCGCGCTGGACGCCGGCCCGTCCTCCCTCACCGTGACCTTCGGTTTCGGCCGTACCTTCTTCGACCGTACGGAGCTGACCGGGCAGCGCCCCGAGGCCCTGGACCCGCTGCCCGCCTTCTCCAACGACCATCTCGACGCCGGCCGCAGCGACGGCGACCTCTGGATCCAGATCGGCTCCGACGACGCGCTCGTCGCCTTCCACGCGCTGCGCACGCTCCAGAAGGACGCGGGCGCGGCGGCGCGGGTGCGCTGGCAGATGAACGGCTTCAACCGTTCGCCCGGCGCCACCCCGCAACCCATGACCAGCCGCAATCTGATGGGACAGATAGACGGCACGGGCAACCCCAAACCCTCGGAGCCCGACTACGACCGCCGGATCTTCGTCCCCTCGGCCCCCGCCGCCGGCACGCCCGCGTGGATGGCGGACGGCTCCTACGCGGTCGTACGGCGGATCCGTATGCTCCTCGACGACTGGGAACAGCTCACCGTCGCCCGTCAGGAGCAGGTCATCGGCCGCCGCAAGGCCGACGGCGCCCCGCTCACCGGCGGTACGGAGACCACGGAGATGGACCTCGACAAGCTCGGCCGGGACGGCAGCCTCGTCATCCCGGCCAACGCGCACGCCCGGATCTCCAAGCCCGAGTCGAACGGCGGCGCCGCCATGCTGCGCCGCCCCTTCTCATTCCACGACGGCATCGGCGACGACGGCACGCCGGACGCGGGGCTGCTCTTCGTCTGCTGGCAGGCCCATCCGCTCAAGGGCTTCGTCCCCGTACAGCGCAAGCTCGACCGCGGGGACGCGCTGTCGGCGTTCATCCGCCACGAGGCGAGCGGGCTGTTCGCCGTACCGGGGGGCGCGCGGCAGGGGGAGTACGTGGGCCAGCGCCTGCTGGAGTCCTGA
- a CDS encoding RNA 2'-phosphotransferase, with protein MTGKPEERRAVKVSKYLAKHLRHQPERLGITLDENGWVAIDTLLRATAAHGFGLTRAELDHVVTINDKQRFTIDGDRIRAAQGHTVAVDLDLPLATPPAYLYHGTVARNLDAIRAEGLRPMRRHHVHLSADRETATRVGARRGRPVVLPVDAAAMHGAGLVFRVSANGVWLTDSVPTRYIRFRG; from the coding sequence ATGACCGGAAAACCAGAGGAAAGACGGGCCGTCAAGGTATCGAAGTACCTCGCCAAGCATCTGCGCCACCAGCCCGAACGTCTCGGCATCACCCTCGACGAGAATGGCTGGGTGGCGATCGACACCCTCCTCCGTGCCACCGCCGCGCACGGCTTCGGGCTGACCCGTGCCGAACTCGACCATGTGGTGACCATCAACGACAAACAGCGCTTCACCATCGACGGCGACCGGATCCGCGCCGCCCAGGGCCATACCGTCGCGGTGGATCTGGACCTGCCCCTCGCGACACCGCCCGCGTACCTCTACCACGGGACCGTGGCCCGCAACCTGGACGCCATCCGCGCCGAGGGGCTCCGCCCCATGCGCCGCCACCACGTCCATCTCTCCGCCGACCGCGAGACCGCCACCCGCGTCGGCGCCCGCCGCGGCCGGCCCGTCGTCCTTCCGGTGGACGCGGCGGCGATGCACGGGGCCGGGCTGGTCTTCCGGGTCAGCGCGAACGGCGTCTGGCTCACCGACTCCGTACCCACGCGGTACATCCGCTTCCGCGGCTGA
- a CDS encoding ABC transporter ATP-binding protein → MRFPRVTALDRLSLDIGPGVTGLVGANGAGKSTMIKILLGLTPATEGRAEVLGLDVATSGAAIRERVGYMPEHDCLPPDVSATEFVVHMARMSGLPATAARERTADTLRHVGLYEERYRPIGGYSTGMKQRVKLAQALVHDPQLVLLDEPTNGLDPVGRDEMLGLIRRVHTDFGISVLVTSHLLGELERTCDHVVVIDGGTLLRSSSTSDFTRTTTTLAVEVTDTDAHPDGTKALREALTAAGVTLQAGTEQGLPGAGHILLVESKGDDTLDTVRDTVAGLGLGLVRMEQRRHHIAEVFRPNQAGTAAPTTTSEPAGTAATDHTPQPTGGARDEH, encoded by the coding sequence ATGCGGTTCCCCCGGGTAACCGCGCTTGACCGGCTCTCCTTGGACATCGGCCCCGGTGTGACCGGGCTGGTGGGCGCCAATGGGGCCGGCAAGTCCACCATGATCAAGATCCTGCTGGGTCTGACCCCCGCCACGGAAGGCCGGGCCGAGGTGCTCGGGCTCGACGTCGCCACCAGTGGCGCCGCCATCCGTGAGCGTGTCGGGTACATGCCCGAGCACGACTGTCTGCCGCCCGACGTCTCGGCCACCGAGTTCGTCGTACATATGGCGCGCATGTCCGGACTTCCCGCCACGGCCGCTCGCGAGCGGACCGCCGACACCCTGCGCCATGTCGGCCTGTACGAGGAGCGGTACCGCCCCATTGGCGGCTACTCGACAGGTATGAAGCAGCGCGTCAAGCTCGCGCAGGCGCTGGTCCACGACCCCCAGCTGGTGCTGCTGGACGAGCCGACCAACGGCCTCGACCCGGTCGGCCGCGACGAGATGCTCGGCCTCATCCGCCGGGTCCACACCGACTTCGGCATCTCCGTACTGGTCACCTCGCATCTGCTCGGCGAGCTGGAGCGCACCTGCGACCATGTCGTCGTCATCGACGGCGGGACACTGCTGCGCTCCAGCTCCACCAGCGACTTCACCCGTACGACCACCACCCTCGCCGTCGAGGTCACCGACACCGACGCGCACCCCGACGGTACGAAGGCGCTGCGCGAGGCCCTCACGGCGGCCGGGGTCACGCTCCAGGCGGGTACGGAGCAGGGACTGCCGGGCGCGGGCCACATCCTCCTGGTCGAGTCCAAGGGCGACGACACGCTCGACACCGTCCGCGACACCGTGGCCGGCCTGGGCCTCGGGCTCGTACGGATGGAGCAGCGCCGCCACCACATCGCGGAGGTCTTCCGCCCGAACCAGGCCGGGACCGCCGCTCCCACCACCACTTCCGAGCCGGCCGGTACCGCCGCGACGGACCACACACCGCAGCCGACGGGAGGCGCCCGCGATGAGCACTGA